A part of Bdellovibrionales bacterium genomic DNA contains:
- a CDS encoding excisionase family DNA-binding protein, with protein sequence MTASEVAERLGVSRMTVHRLVEKGLLTCTRTRGRHSRFSELNLKAYERKHCMKKE encoded by the coding sequence ATGACAGCCTCTGAGGTAGCGGAGCGACTCGGTGTCAGTCGCATGACGGTACATCGTTTGGTTGAGAAGGGCCTCCTGACTTGCACTAGAACAAGGGGCCGCCACTCTCGCTTTTCCGAACTGAACCTAAAGGCCTACGAAAGGAAGCACTGCATGAAAAAGGAATAA